The following coding sequences lie in one Enterococcus sp. 9E7_DIV0242 genomic window:
- a CDS encoding FtsX-like permease family protein, whose protein sequence is MRILIKYILKSMIKNKGRLLMLIVSIALSTGLFIGSQKAFETVMDSQKKIQMEAFEGKEVSITKNDYSTGAGIDLKTLDFTKLKNEVPEILLNKIKLKNHPAKLETSLTLRGRLEKDFPKESTFTEVSEKNWYKDSVSISQRASKELKLSIGDTLSIHINNQDHLLKIGAIAQNQGIFYNDTRGNYTVLFEKDYLKEISGSDYTVVFAETEKSTVVDAIKAFNKENADYTAAEVYDSGQMEQIVNQITMVITFMFLMVVLASILIINGAFRLTITERMNTVGTFLSQGATHGQIRVLFLAESGIYGLIGGLIGVLIGYGLTVVINQVSSPLAEYGIYESVVFPPTLILTGLLFSIILSLAAVLLPVIRLKKYSIKEVILNEFTVEKHVRWSSFFIGAALLVVSLGGYLFFSEQIIVLVVLLALVFIAFLLIYPKLTEKLMNGLFVGLKNKLSLLALSAQNMGTSKIIRSNITLFAVGLMVMLLINGIENSMRNTMTSVYAGYHYDVNVQVPANGLSSQQEEVTERLQETGLIERNFHGQILTNIKIDDYAYNVIAFDDPTAYRGYYAYIDWQDKSFDKVFKQLGDGSNSFMTTYSYAEKLSLKIGDTVLFPFGNEEKEMKLVGLYKNKSSFNYFLLNLENIPENIRTTLTTNYYFNSTEGQKETQKKLKKELNDYTADVYTKDEQTQQNTDQNELMITIFRAFSLMTIIIGSFGIISNTTISFLQRKKDFALYASLGMTQGQLTGMLLYEGFLTVLMTFIVGVPLSFAEAHLVEKVMEYLMETDFPIKINIGYLPITFILLWLIVVVSSLPALWKLRRMTIIEELKYE, encoded by the coding sequence ATGAGAATTCTAATCAAGTATATTTTGAAAAGTATGATAAAAAATAAAGGCAGATTACTGATGCTTATTGTCTCAATTGCATTAAGTACAGGCTTATTTATCGGTAGTCAAAAAGCCTTTGAAACAGTAATGGATTCCCAGAAAAAGATCCAGATGGAAGCTTTTGAAGGAAAAGAGGTTTCTATTACAAAAAATGACTATTCTACAGGAGCTGGAATCGATCTAAAGACGCTTGATTTTACCAAGCTGAAAAACGAAGTTCCTGAAATACTTCTGAATAAAATCAAGCTGAAGAATCATCCGGCCAAGCTCGAAACATCACTGACTTTACGTGGACGATTAGAAAAAGATTTTCCAAAGGAGTCCACCTTTACAGAAGTTTCAGAAAAGAATTGGTACAAAGACAGCGTGAGTATTAGTCAACGCGCCAGTAAAGAACTGAAGCTATCGATTGGAGATACCTTAAGTATTCATATCAATAATCAGGATCATCTATTGAAAATTGGTGCAATCGCTCAGAATCAAGGGATATTTTACAATGATACACGTGGTAATTACACGGTTTTATTTGAAAAAGATTACTTGAAGGAAATTTCTGGATCGGATTACACTGTTGTGTTTGCGGAGACAGAGAAGAGTACAGTCGTGGATGCAATCAAAGCATTCAATAAAGAAAATGCCGACTACACAGCAGCGGAAGTATATGATTCCGGGCAAATGGAACAAATCGTCAACCAAATCACGATGGTCATCACATTTATGTTTCTTATGGTTGTTTTGGCAAGTATTTTGATTATTAATGGTGCTTTCCGATTGACTATTACAGAGCGGATGAACACCGTAGGCACTTTTCTTAGTCAAGGTGCCACACATGGACAAATTCGTGTGCTATTTCTTGCAGAAAGCGGAATTTACGGCTTAATTGGTGGGTTAATAGGTGTTTTGATTGGCTACGGTTTGACTGTGGTAATCAATCAGGTTTCTTCACCATTAGCGGAATATGGCATCTATGAATCAGTTGTATTTCCGCCAACATTGATTTTAACAGGATTACTATTTTCGATTATTTTGAGCCTGGCAGCTGTTTTACTTCCAGTAATTCGCCTAAAAAAATACTCAATCAAAGAAGTTATACTTAACGAGTTTACTGTTGAAAAACACGTGCGCTGGAGTAGTTTCTTCATAGGTGCGGCCTTACTGGTAGTTTCACTAGGCGGCTATTTATTTTTCAGTGAGCAAATCATTGTTCTTGTCGTGTTGTTGGCACTCGTTTTTATTGCCTTTTTACTCATCTATCCAAAGCTGACAGAAAAATTGATGAATGGGTTGTTTGTAGGGTTAAAAAATAAACTGAGTCTACTGGCATTATCAGCGCAAAATATGGGTACATCAAAGATCATCCGAAGCAACATTACCCTATTTGCGGTCGGTTTGATGGTCATGTTACTAATCAATGGCATTGAAAACAGTATGAGAAATACAATGACAAGTGTGTATGCAGGCTATCACTATGATGTGAATGTTCAAGTTCCGGCTAATGGGTTGAGCAGTCAGCAAGAAGAAGTTACCGAACGCTTACAGGAGACAGGATTGATCGAGAGGAATTTCCATGGCCAAATCCTGACCAATATCAAAATCGACGACTATGCCTATAATGTTATTGCTTTCGATGACCCAACAGCGTATAGAGGATATTATGCGTATATTGACTGGCAGGATAAAAGTTTTGATAAGGTGTTCAAACAGTTGGGAGACGGGTCAAATTCTTTCATGACGACCTACAGTTATGCAGAGAAGCTTTCTTTAAAAATAGGGGATACCGTCCTGTTTCCATTCGGCAATGAAGAGAAAGAAATGAAGCTGGTGGGCTTGTATAAAAACAAATCATCATTCAATTACTTTTTACTCAACCTTGAAAACATCCCGGAAAATATTCGGACAACATTAACAACAAACTACTATTTCAATTCAACAGAAGGTCAAAAGGAAACACAGAAAAAATTGAAAAAAGAGTTAAATGATTATACTGCAGATGTCTATACAAAAGATGAACAAACACAACAAAATACGGACCAAAATGAACTAATGATCACCATTTTCAGAGCGTTTTCTTTGATGACAATCATTATAGGGAGCTTTGGGATCATCAGTAACACGACGATCAGTTTCCTGCAAAGAAAGAAGGACTTCGCTTTGTATGCCTCATTAGGGATGACGCAAGGACAATTGACAGGTATGTTGCTGTATGAAGGCTTCTTGACTGTCTTAATGACCTTCATCGTTGGAGTGCCTTTGTCGTTTGCTGAAGCACATCTTGTCGAGAAAGTAATGGAATACTTGATGGAAACAGATTTTCCAATAAAGATCAATATCGGTTATCTTCCGATCACGTTTATATTATTGTGGTTGATCGTTGTCGTTTCTTCTTTGCCGGCGCTTTGGAAATTGCGTAGAATGACCATCATTGAAGAACTGAAATATGAATAG
- a CDS encoding MerR family transcriptional regulator: protein MNIKEASSLTSVSPDTIRYYERIGLIPPVKRTESGIRTFDEEDLRWIKFSRQMKHAGLSIDALIEYLSLFRDGEKTVPARLSLLEEQQQVLQERINELQEAKDRLTFKIENYQTHTASAEKKLRDFEA, encoded by the coding sequence ATGAACATTAAAGAAGCTAGTTCGTTGACAAGTGTTTCTCCAGATACGATTCGTTATTATGAGCGAATCGGGTTGATCCCACCAGTCAAAAGAACTGAATCGGGCATTAGGACCTTTGACGAAGAGGATCTGCGATGGATCAAATTCAGCAGACAAATGAAGCATGCCGGTCTTTCGATCGATGCGCTAATTGAATATTTGTCTCTTTTTCGAGACGGGGAAAAAACCGTTCCGGCAAGATTGTCCTTACTTGAAGAGCAACAACAAGTGCTTCAAGAACGGATCAACGAGTTGCAAGAAGCAAAGGACAGATTGACATTCAAGATTGAGAATTACCAGACACATACTGCATCAGCTGAAAAAAAGCTACGAGATTTCGAGGCATAG
- a CDS encoding histidine phosphatase family protein produces MVKKTFYMMRHGQTLFNIRRKIQGSCDSPLTEVGIQQAEIAGAFLKDISFDHVYSSSAERACDTLEIVTKNKMPYARLKGLKEMSFGTFEGESEDLNPEDKSTFFLEYGGESREQVTKRLVGTCRAIMKQDGHQTVLAVSHAGACLHFLSHWQDPMPELKKGFPNCMILKYEYESEDESFRLLKVYRPVD; encoded by the coding sequence ATTGTGAAAAAAACATTTTATATGATGCGGCACGGACAGACGTTATTCAATATCAGACGGAAAATTCAAGGCTCATGTGATTCTCCATTGACAGAAGTGGGGATTCAACAAGCAGAAATCGCTGGAGCGTTTTTAAAGGATATTTCTTTTGATCACGTATATAGTTCTTCGGCAGAACGAGCATGTGATACGTTGGAGATTGTTACAAAGAATAAAATGCCTTATGCCAGGCTAAAGGGTTTGAAAGAAATGAGCTTTGGAACTTTCGAAGGAGAGAGCGAAGATTTGAACCCAGAAGATAAAAGTACTTTCTTTTTGGAATATGGTGGAGAATCTAGAGAGCAAGTTACAAAAAGATTGGTAGGTACTTGTAGAGCGATCATGAAGCAAGACGGGCATCAAACAGTCTTAGCTGTTTCTCACGCCGGAGCTTGTCTTCATTTTTTGAGTCATTGGCAGGACCCAATGCCAGAGCTTAAAAAAGGATTTCCCAATTGTATGATTTTGAAATATGAATACGAGTCAGAGGATGAATCATTTCGTCTGCTTAAAGTGTATCGTCCTGTCGATTAG
- a CDS encoding endonuclease MutS2 — translation MNNKIYQAVQFDTIKDELKKYAFSNFAKKAIDKREPSSSLPTVQRWLDETEEAMTILASGQHVPFMGLTRVEQLTNQINKGMVLEPGELVEYADFLRSFRLIAKLFEKNKYQTPILYSYTNDLTDFSEIDTTVYEFIQGNRVKSESSKALKQIRNQIAKLEKEIDQRLRKFMASSQNQPKLQDRLVLIKDDRYTVPVKAEYKQKIGGTIVDQSSKGTTVFVEPDTVRKYNDQLIMEKAAEVGEVYQLLAYLTGLIGERMAEITYCIDVVTELEVIFARAKYSRAIDGTKPQINKEERIIFHRVKHPLLIDPVPLTLDLGIENRALIITGANAGGKTIVLKSVALISLMTMTGILVANGEGTDIAVFDDIFIDIGDQQSLENSLSTFSGHMQNLADIIKQVKRHTLVLLDEIGSGTDPNEGAALAIALMEEMYSKGGLVIATTHFGEIKEFAVKHEDFTTAGMAFDAETLTPKYRLLLGETGESHAFWIADKMRINERVLAKAAKYLNDHTYDLAKQEFQSMAPVQQVQSPLKEHSFSKGDRVRVNDTGKIGLFYERLDDHQGQIYVNKEMIEEPLKRLTLISTAEELYPMDYDLDSLFEAFAERKYKKDLARGSKKAHKKLNKEMKQRRQEAQ, via the coding sequence ATGAATAATAAAATCTATCAAGCTGTACAATTTGACACAATAAAAGATGAATTAAAAAAATACGCATTTAGTAATTTTGCTAAAAAAGCGATCGATAAACGAGAACCCTCTTCTTCTCTACCAACGGTGCAACGATGGTTAGATGAAACAGAAGAGGCAATGACCATTCTTGCCAGCGGACAACATGTCCCATTTATGGGCTTGACTCGTGTAGAACAACTGACAAATCAAATCAATAAAGGGATGGTATTAGAACCAGGTGAATTAGTAGAATACGCGGACTTTTTGAGAAGCTTCCGTTTAATTGCCAAGCTATTTGAAAAAAATAAATACCAAACACCTATTTTGTATTCTTACACAAATGATCTTACTGACTTTTCCGAAATAGATACCACAGTCTATGAATTTATCCAAGGGAACAGAGTGAAAAGCGAAAGCTCCAAAGCCTTGAAGCAGATAAGAAATCAGATTGCTAAGCTGGAAAAAGAAATCGATCAGCGGCTACGAAAATTCATGGCAAGTAGTCAGAATCAGCCAAAGCTTCAGGATCGTTTAGTTCTAATCAAGGATGATCGGTATACGGTACCTGTAAAAGCGGAATATAAGCAGAAAATCGGTGGAACGATTGTTGATCAATCCTCAAAAGGAACTACGGTTTTTGTAGAACCGGATACGGTCAGAAAATACAATGACCAATTGATTATGGAAAAAGCAGCGGAGGTCGGAGAAGTCTATCAGCTACTCGCATACCTGACTGGTTTGATTGGTGAGCGGATGGCAGAAATCACTTATTGTATTGACGTAGTAACTGAGCTGGAGGTTATATTTGCTCGTGCAAAATACAGTCGAGCAATTGATGGGACCAAGCCTCAGATTAACAAAGAAGAGCGGATCATCTTTCATCGAGTGAAACATCCGCTACTCATTGATCCTGTACCACTTACATTGGATCTTGGGATAGAAAATCGAGCATTGATCATTACCGGTGCAAACGCCGGTGGAAAAACAATCGTCTTAAAATCGGTCGCATTGATCTCGCTGATGACTATGACTGGGATTCTGGTCGCGAATGGAGAGGGGACGGATATCGCTGTCTTTGATGATATCTTTATTGACATCGGGGATCAGCAAAGTCTCGAAAATTCCTTAAGTACATTCTCCGGTCATATGCAAAATCTTGCGGATATTATCAAGCAGGTGAAGCGTCACACATTGGTTCTTTTAGATGAAATCGGCAGTGGAACGGACCCGAACGAGGGTGCAGCACTAGCCATCGCTTTGATGGAAGAGATGTATTCGAAGGGAGGTCTGGTAATTGCTACGACTCACTTTGGTGAAATCAAAGAGTTCGCAGTGAAGCATGAAGATTTCACCACAGCCGGTATGGCTTTTGATGCGGAGACATTAACGCCGAAATATCGATTGCTTCTTGGAGAAACGGGAGAGAGTCATGCGTTTTGGATTGCTGATAAGATGAGAATCAATGAACGTGTTCTTGCGAAAGCAGCGAAGTATCTGAACGATCATACGTATGATCTGGCGAAACAAGAGTTCCAAAGTATGGCACCCGTACAACAGGTTCAATCACCTCTGAAAGAACATAGCTTTTCTAAAGGCGATCGAGTGCGCGTCAATGACACTGGAAAAATCGGACTTTTCTATGAGCGCTTGGATGATCATCAGGGACAGATTTACGTTAACAAGGAAATGATTGAAGAACCACTGAAACGTTTGACGCTCATTTCAACGGCTGAAGAGCTTTACCCAATGGATTATGATTTAGATTCATTATTTGAAGCATTTGCAGAACGTAAATACAAGAAAGATTTGGCACGCGGATCGAAAAAGGCGCATAAGAAGTTGAATAAAGAGATGAAGCAAAGAAGGCAAGAAGCACAATAG
- a CDS encoding DUF2179 domain-containing protein has product MVDFKMLAMIFVINFAYITLNTIRFMLTMKGYRLLAPIVSMAEITIYVLGLSMVLNRLDDPLNLLVYALGYAVGISVGIKIEDHLALGYIMVTVILPSTTKQLNLPESIRANGYGVTESVAMGRDGERLVLEILSPRKNERKLYRLINEIEPRAFIISYEPKYISGGFWTKKVRNRN; this is encoded by the coding sequence ATGGTTGATTTTAAGATGCTTGCGATGATTTTTGTGATTAATTTCGCTTATATCACGCTGAATACAATTCGATTTATGCTAACAATGAAAGGCTACCGACTCTTAGCTCCCATTGTCAGTATGGCTGAAATTACTATCTATGTTTTGGGCTTGAGTATGGTTCTGAATCGCCTGGATGATCCGCTGAACCTTCTTGTATACGCATTGGGGTATGCTGTCGGGATCAGTGTCGGTATAAAAATCGAGGACCATTTAGCCTTAGGCTATATTATGGTGACCGTGATTCTTCCCTCAACGACAAAACAGCTGAATCTTCCTGAAAGCATACGCGCAAATGGCTACGGCGTAACGGAGAGTGTGGCTATGGGACGCGACGGTGAACGATTGGTCCTGGAGATACTTTCTCCGAGAAAGAATGAGCGGAAGCTTTACCGATTGATCAATGAGATTGAACCGAGAGCCTTCATTATCTCCTATGAACCGAAATATATTTCTGGCGGCTTCTGGACAAAGAAGGTCAGAAATCGGAATTGA
- a CDS encoding PTS sugar transporter subunit IIB, protein MFIYVGCAGGMTSSMFCQRIIKAIDSANSPLRAVFDSVGTIIRRKKEFEGNYDLIFAYGGINLIQAYNAYDIGTIFDVVFIAPQMRHMTKSKQEILKDYPVIVKDIEMKTFGTMDGATAYNNLLDELIGLDYERSYVSNKHPETKNGDKNIELLVLGADRNDSFTDSFFSVWQDLDLRVLTESYSLEALYDFHPEETFDIRVLFGNAAQLSKEEFPKLSRRIDGVLMTPFTNPSLEKKKQWFDDYNIPVFVFDTRHFAIKNGELEAHRFQRILEGISYDSEYTREISPAEWETPPPVKVRKTALFGLISWE, encoded by the coding sequence ATGTTTATTTATGTTGGATGTGCCGGTGGAATGACGTCGAGTATGTTTTGCCAGCGGATTATCAAAGCAATTGATAGCGCAAACTCTCCTTTACGAGCGGTTTTTGATAGTGTTGGGACGATCATACGAAGAAAAAAAGAGTTTGAGGGAAATTATGATTTGATTTTTGCTTACGGTGGCATCAATCTAATTCAAGCTTACAATGCTTATGACATTGGTACGATTTTTGATGTTGTCTTTATTGCGCCTCAAATGCGTCATATGACAAAATCAAAACAAGAAATTTTGAAGGATTATCCTGTCATTGTAAAAGACATTGAAATGAAAACCTTTGGTACAATGGATGGCGCCACTGCCTATAATAACCTTCTTGATGAATTGATTGGGCTTGATTATGAGCGTTCGTATGTTTCCAATAAGCATCCGGAAACCAAAAACGGCGATAAAAACATTGAGCTACTCGTGTTAGGCGCTGATCGAAATGATTCATTCACTGATTCATTTTTCAGCGTATGGCAAGATCTCGACTTGCGTGTTTTGACAGAAAGCTATTCCTTGGAAGCACTTTATGATTTTCATCCAGAGGAAACGTTTGATATTAGAGTTTTATTTGGTAATGCTGCCCAACTGTCAAAAGAAGAATTTCCAAAGTTATCTCGCAGAATCGATGGCGTTTTGATGACCCCCTTTACCAATCCTTCTCTTGAAAAGAAAAAACAATGGTTCGATGATTATAACATTCCAGTATTTGTTTTTGATACACGTCACTTTGCAATAAAAAACGGTGAGTTGGAAGCCCACCGTTTTCAACGAATATTAGAAGGTATTTCCTATGACTCAGAATATACACGGGAAATAAGTCCGGCCGAATGGGAAACACCACCACCGGTAAAAGTCAGAAAAACTGCTTTATTCGGACTGATTTCTTGGGAATAG
- a CDS encoding helix-turn-helix domain-containing protein: protein MIDLTQVLTFTEAAEKWQLAGGNTLRQAVARGRFHEAEIRKSGTVWLTTYEAMTRVFGPLPASKASEEPLIFNQTELYSAIKKGPSSADFKKMNKQAALAFSQQRQLQVKEKIFGKEIILYLFTDQTKWDSWLTLTERSLFPRNQSE, encoded by the coding sequence ATGATCGATTTAACTCAGGTACTGACCTTTACAGAGGCAGCTGAAAAATGGCAGCTAGCGGGTGGGAATACGCTCCGACAAGCAGTAGCCAGAGGACGATTTCATGAGGCTGAAATCCGTAAAAGCGGCACTGTCTGGCTGACTACCTATGAAGCGATGACCCGAGTGTTCGGTCCTCTTCCTGCTTCGAAGGCTTCAGAAGAACCACTCATATTCAATCAAACAGAGCTTTATTCTGCAATAAAAAAAGGACCATCGTCAGCAGACTTTAAAAAAATGAACAAACAAGCTGCCCTTGCCTTTAGTCAGCAACGACAGCTTCAAGTCAAAGAAAAAATATTTGGAAAAGAAATTATTTTGTATTTATTTACGGATCAAACGAAGTGGGATAGTTGGCTCACATTGACAGAACGATCACTATTCCCAAGAAATCAGTCCGAATAA
- a CDS encoding DUF1803 domain-containing protein yields MTITYYFKHKNQKKLNRLVNDPLFDRIITYFNEHQTEKIILRALKQTFQEKNFEKFLEEMVDFQLIRREERGYSLTLSFFDAAISDKDKQFAEDFTQDMTNQEVDPSYLYGEVLWNRLFESENDYFFGVIDSSDDTQPFFEKHQTGNEQLQFVSIHPKDQQPLDFASYFSVMEATSGEGLPEVYQELQELIGDVDSAYFAAQTYRIVRAVLKNRRIADKRNIFLEAFVMTNGLIKTEKGWQLKAPILQNETITKELDISPYITHYNQVTDTNQRVFEKMQFYSCCMAIILNGKEAFSYLII; encoded by the coding sequence ATGACAATCACTTACTATTTTAAACATAAGAATCAAAAAAAGTTAAATAGGCTGGTAAATGATCCCTTATTTGATCGAATCATTACTTATTTTAACGAGCATCAAACAGAGAAGATCATTCTAAGAGCGTTGAAGCAGACATTTCAAGAGAAAAATTTCGAAAAGTTTTTAGAGGAAATGGTTGATTTCCAATTAATTCGGCGGGAAGAACGTGGTTATTCTTTAACTCTCTCTTTTTTTGATGCCGCTATATCTGATAAAGATAAGCAATTCGCCGAGGATTTCACTCAGGATATGACAAATCAAGAGGTAGATCCAAGCTATCTATATGGGGAAGTCTTGTGGAATCGTCTATTTGAATCGGAAAATGACTATTTTTTTGGTGTGATTGACTCTTCAGATGACACCCAACCGTTTTTTGAAAAGCATCAGACAGGAAATGAACAATTGCAATTCGTTTCTATTCATCCAAAAGATCAACAACCGTTGGATTTTGCCTCTTATTTTTCTGTTATGGAAGCAACATCGGGTGAAGGATTGCCAGAAGTATACCAAGAGCTACAAGAGTTGATCGGGGATGTAGATAGCGCATATTTTGCTGCGCAGACGTATCGAATCGTTCGAGCAGTACTCAAGAATCGGCGAATCGCAGATAAGCGAAATATTTTTCTTGAGGCATTCGTCATGACAAATGGATTGATCAAAACAGAAAAGGGCTGGCAACTGAAAGCTCCGATACTTCAAAATGAAACTATAACTAAAGAGCTAGATATTTCACCTTATATAACACACTATAATCAGGTGACAGATACCAATCAACGTGTTTTCGAAAAGATGCAATTCTATAGCTGCTGCATGGCAATAATTTTGAATGGAAAAGAAGCATTTAGCTATTTGATTATTTAG
- a CDS encoding manganese-dependent inorganic pyrophosphatase, with protein sequence MSEIFVFGHQNPDTDAIGAAISFAYLQKELGKNTVPVALGTPSEETQYALDYFNVPAPRVIEEAGSQTKQVMLVDHNEFQQSVADIKDLSILAVVDHHRIANFETADPLYYRAEPVGCTSTIIFKMFKESNVVIPTQIAGMMVSAIISDTLLFKSPTCTEEDIQAANELAAIAEIDLNGYGLDMLKAGTNLSDKSAEVLLDLDAKSFPLGDKNVRIAQINTVDFNDILSRQDELEATMNAEITANGYEMFILIITNILDSDSELLVLGNSLDKVEKAFNISLENNRSFLKGVVSRKKQIVPQLTEAFN encoded by the coding sequence ATGTCAGAGATTTTCGTTTTTGGTCATCAAAATCCCGATACAGATGCGATCGGAGCAGCAATAAGTTTTGCATACCTGCAAAAAGAATTAGGGAAAAATACAGTGCCTGTCGCTTTAGGAACTCCTAGCGAAGAAACGCAATATGCGTTAGACTACTTCAACGTTCCTGCACCACGAGTAATTGAAGAGGCTGGTTCACAAACGAAGCAAGTAATGCTTGTTGATCATAATGAATTTCAGCAAAGTGTTGCGGATATTAAAGACCTGTCAATTCTAGCGGTTGTGGATCACCATAGAATCGCCAATTTTGAAACAGCTGACCCATTGTACTACCGTGCGGAGCCAGTTGGTTGTACAAGTACAATCATTTTCAAAATGTTCAAAGAGAGTAATGTCGTAATCCCTACTCAAATTGCTGGTATGATGGTCTCAGCGATCATTTCAGACACGTTACTTTTCAAATCACCTACTTGTACCGAAGAGGATATCCAAGCAGCCAATGAGCTAGCAGCTATTGCAGAAATCGATCTGAACGGCTATGGTCTGGATATGCTAAAAGCAGGAACAAATCTGAGTGATAAATCTGCTGAGGTATTACTGGATCTTGATGCGAAAAGCTTCCCTCTAGGAGATAAAAATGTGCGCATTGCACAGATCAATACAGTTGATTTCAATGATATTCTTAGTCGTCAAGACGAGTTGGAAGCAACAATGAATGCAGAAATCACTGCAAATGGCTATGAAATGTTTATTTTGATTATCACAAATATTTTAGATAGCGATTCTGAGCTGCTAGTTCTCGGAAATTCACTGGATAAGGTTGAAAAGGCCTTTAATATTTCATTAGAGAATAATCGTTCATTCTTGAAGGGCGTTGTCTCTCGTAAAAAGCAAATCGTGCCGCAATTAACCGAGGCATTCAATTAA
- the pflA gene encoding pyruvate formate-lyase-activating protein has protein sequence MTEAVKGRIHSTENFGTVDGPGVRFIVFTQGCRMRCQFCHNPDTWKIGSGGKEVTTDEVLAEALKYRSYWGEKGGITVSGGEPLLQMEFLIELFKKAQEQGINTTLDTCGKPFTREEPFFSQFQELMKYTDLILFDIKHIDNEQHKLLTSLGNENILEMAEYLSEINQPVWIRHVLVPQRSDYDEYLIRLDEYIKTLNNVEKVEVLPYHTMGKYKWDDLGLDYPLDGIEPPTEDRVTNAKNLLHVNDYKGYLTH, from the coding sequence ATGACTGAAGCAGTAAAAGGTAGAATCCATTCTACAGAAAATTTTGGTACCGTTGACGGACCTGGCGTTAGATTTATCGTATTTACACAAGGCTGTCGTATGAGATGTCAATTTTGCCACAATCCGGATACTTGGAAAATCGGATCTGGCGGGAAAGAGGTCACTACAGATGAAGTACTGGCTGAAGCATTGAAATACCGTTCCTATTGGGGAGAAAAAGGCGGAATCACTGTAAGTGGGGGCGAACCATTACTGCAGATGGAATTTTTGATTGAATTATTTAAAAAGGCTCAAGAGCAGGGAATCAATACCACTTTGGATACGTGTGGGAAACCTTTCACAAGAGAAGAACCTTTCTTCAGTCAATTCCAAGAATTAATGAAATATACAGACTTGATTTTGTTTGATATTAAGCATATTGATAACGAGCAGCATAAGTTGTTGACTTCACTAGGGAATGAAAATATTCTTGAAATGGCAGAATACCTTTCAGAAATCAATCAACCGGTATGGATTCGTCACGTTCTTGTGCCTCAACGCAGTGATTATGACGAATACTTGATTCGATTGGATGAATACATCAAAACATTGAACAATGTAGAGAAAGTAGAAGTTTTGCCGTATCATACAATGGGGAAATATAAATGGGACGATCTAGGACTAGATTATCCTTTGGATGGGATCGAACCACCCACAGAAGATCGCGTGACAAATGCGAAGAATCTACTCCATGTAAACGACTATAAAGGCTATTTGACTCATTAA